Proteins from one Papaver somniferum cultivar HN1 unplaced genomic scaffold, ASM357369v1 unplaced-scaffold_158, whole genome shotgun sequence genomic window:
- the LOC113337145 gene encoding GDSL esterase/lipase At4g10955-like isoform X1: MYQVWVYKTSQIEHDFTLSGPSHLTTVNWNDERYRRSTMASLVKGVYVLKDDHRQHRQGSEALAPLWWESFHFKLLHGLTDDEDSSIFGAVYEYKPKSNNYLGLIRAPKYVIAFRGTSKNKDTVLEDMSCNMNILLNNLHSTPRFAKAMKVVRKMVSENGASNIWLAGHSLGAAMAMGTGKTMAKEGVFLEAYLFNPPFIAAPIEPIGNRLVRYGLLVACTTITVGLTVFLQSNQEMQQSEDLFTSLSPWIPNLFLHPDDTICSGYIAYFELQEMFKSCGLEIIGRLEAQHSWQGLFMNAIGLENWSEELHLIPSARVTTSSNPKPHKLSQWYTDNSVSVPKVYQY, from the exons ACAAGTCAAATAGAGCATGACTTTACACTTTCAGGACCTTCACACTTGACTACGGTGAACTG GAACGATGAACGTTACCGAAGATCTACAATGGCTAGCTTGGTTAAGGGTGTCTATGTGCTGAAGGATGACCATCGACAACACCGGCAAGGGAGTGAAGCTCTGGCACCACTATGGTGGGAATCCTTCCATTTTAAGCTACTTCATGGTCTCACGGATGATGAGGATTCTTCCATCTTCGGTGCAGTATATGAATACAAACCCAAATCCAACAACTACCTTGGTCTTATAAGAGCTCCAAAATATGTAATTGCTTTTAGAGGAACTTCAAAGAATAAAGATACTGTCCTCGAGGATATGAGTTGCAACATGAACATTCTTTTAAATAATCTTCACAGTACGCCTCGTTTTGCAAAGGCAATGAAAgttgtcagaaaaatggtttctgaaAATGGAGCTAGTAATATCTGGTTGGCAGGGCATTCTTTGGGTGCTGCCATGGCAATGGGTACAGGAAAAACCATGGCAAAGGAGGGTGTTTTCCTTGAAGCATATTTATTCAATCCACCGTTCATTGCAGCTCCTATCGAACCTATAGGAAATAGGTTAGTGAGGTATGGGCTCCTTGTTGCTTGCACCACGATCACAGTAGGACTCACAGTTTTCTTGCAAAGTAACCAAGAAATGCAACAATCAGAAGATCTGTTCACAAGCTTATCACCATGGATACCCAATCTGTTTCTGCATCCAGATGATACTATATGCTCCGGTTACATTGCGTATTTTGAACTGCAAGAAATGTTTAAAAGCTGTGGACTTGAAATTATTGGGAGGTTGGAGGCACAACATTCATGGCAGGGGCTATTCATGAATGCTATTGGACTGGAAAATTGGTCAGAAGAACTGCACTTAATTCCTTCAGCTCGTGTGACTACTAGTTCCAATCCTAAACCTCACAAGCTTAGTCAATGGTATACAGACAATTCAGTTTCAGTCCCTAAGGTGTACCAGTACTAG
- the LOC113337145 gene encoding GDSL esterase/lipase At4g10955-like isoform X2 — MTSQIEHDFTLSGPSHLTTVNWNDERYRRSTMASLVKGVYVLKDDHRQHRQGSEALAPLWWESFHFKLLHGLTDDEDSSIFGAVYEYKPKSNNYLGLIRAPKYVIAFRGTSKNKDTVLEDMSCNMNILLNNLHSTPRFAKAMKVVRKMVSENGASNIWLAGHSLGAAMAMGTGKTMAKEGVFLEAYLFNPPFIAAPIEPIGNRLVRYGLLVACTTITVGLTVFLQSNQEMQQSEDLFTSLSPWIPNLFLHPDDTICSGYIAYFELQEMFKSCGLEIIGRLEAQHSWQGLFMNAIGLENWSEELHLIPSARVTTSSNPKPHKLSQWYTDNSVSVPKVYQY; from the exons ATG ACAAGTCAAATAGAGCATGACTTTACACTTTCAGGACCTTCACACTTGACTACGGTGAACTG GAACGATGAACGTTACCGAAGATCTACAATGGCTAGCTTGGTTAAGGGTGTCTATGTGCTGAAGGATGACCATCGACAACACCGGCAAGGGAGTGAAGCTCTGGCACCACTATGGTGGGAATCCTTCCATTTTAAGCTACTTCATGGTCTCACGGATGATGAGGATTCTTCCATCTTCGGTGCAGTATATGAATACAAACCCAAATCCAACAACTACCTTGGTCTTATAAGAGCTCCAAAATATGTAATTGCTTTTAGAGGAACTTCAAAGAATAAAGATACTGTCCTCGAGGATATGAGTTGCAACATGAACATTCTTTTAAATAATCTTCACAGTACGCCTCGTTTTGCAAAGGCAATGAAAgttgtcagaaaaatggtttctgaaAATGGAGCTAGTAATATCTGGTTGGCAGGGCATTCTTTGGGTGCTGCCATGGCAATGGGTACAGGAAAAACCATGGCAAAGGAGGGTGTTTTCCTTGAAGCATATTTATTCAATCCACCGTTCATTGCAGCTCCTATCGAACCTATAGGAAATAGGTTAGTGAGGTATGGGCTCCTTGTTGCTTGCACCACGATCACAGTAGGACTCACAGTTTTCTTGCAAAGTAACCAAGAAATGCAACAATCAGAAGATCTGTTCACAAGCTTATCACCATGGATACCCAATCTGTTTCTGCATCCAGATGATACTATATGCTCCGGTTACATTGCGTATTTTGAACTGCAAGAAATGTTTAAAAGCTGTGGACTTGAAATTATTGGGAGGTTGGAGGCACAACATTCATGGCAGGGGCTATTCATGAATGCTATTGGACTGGAAAATTGGTCAGAAGAACTGCACTTAATTCCTTCAGCTCGTGTGACTACTAGTTCCAATCCTAAACCTCACAAGCTTAGTCAATGGTATACAGACAATTCAGTTTCAGTCCCTAAGGTGTACCAGTACTAG